A genome region from Streptomyces antimycoticus includes the following:
- a CDS encoding nitroreductase family protein, with protein MDLNNLITKHLTRYFDPNKKIPEETFQLLLRYLRTSPTTLNIQPNHFHVLETQAGKDKLANALVGRFADNEEKVRNASHAIVFTTRKTIPDEHLQEIFAKERADSRFADPEIQKGWEAGASNFVEIQSENYGGDVLHWLEKNTYLVVGATMMAAASLGVDATPMEGFDRAAIDEAFGLTDTDFTTTLLMVLGYPDETRVSRQPISRFDAEKIFTHM; from the coding sequence ATGGATCTCAATAACCTGATCACCAAGCACCTCACCCGCTACTTCGACCCGAACAAGAAGATCCCGGAGGAGACCTTCCAGCTCCTGCTGCGCTACCTACGCACCTCGCCGACGACGCTCAACATCCAGCCGAACCACTTCCATGTGCTGGAGACGCAGGCCGGCAAGGACAAGCTTGCGAACGCTCTCGTCGGCCGCTTCGCGGACAACGAGGAGAAGGTGCGGAACGCGTCGCACGCGATCGTGTTCACGACCCGCAAGACGATTCCCGACGAGCACTTGCAGGAGATCTTCGCGAAGGAGCGCGCGGACAGTCGCTTCGCGGACCCGGAGATCCAGAAGGGATGGGAGGCTGGAGCGTCCAACTTCGTGGAGATCCAGTCGGAGAACTATGGCGGCGACGTGCTCCACTGGCTGGAGAAGAACACCTACCTCGTGGTCGGCGCGACCATGATGGCCGCCGCTTCTCTCGGAGTCGACGCCACCCCGATGGAAGGGTTCGACCGCGCGGCGATCGACGAAGCGTTCGGCCTCACCGACACCGACTTCACCACGACGCTGCTCATGGTGCTCGGGTACCCGGACGAGACACGCGTCTCTCGCCAGCCGATCTCGCGCTTCGACGCCGAAAAGATCTTCACCCACATGTGA
- a CDS encoding lanthionine synthetase LanC family protein produces MSRGRGHRHVPARPDRQARGTDGREGELAADAMVALRPDGPGHEADTDAHRLTGRGSDSMCHGDLGNLELVLLAERTGRIRAGRLMRSLGEKLDAAAAGDWVCGPPTRSETPGLMTGLAGAGHQLLRFAHPDQVPSALLLHPPLPEHT; encoded by the coding sequence GTGTCACGGGGCCGCGGGCATCGGCATGTCCCGGCTCGACCTGATCGGCAGGCCCGGGGTACGGACGGCCGGGAGGGGGAGCTGGCCGCCGACGCCATGGTGGCGCTGCGCCCCGACGGTCCCGGCCACGAGGCGGACACCGACGCCCACCGGCTCACCGGTCGGGGCAGCGACAGCATGTGCCACGGCGACCTCGGCAACCTCGAACTCGTCCTGCTCGCTGAGCGAACCGGACGGATCCGGGCCGGCCGTCTGATGCGCTCGCTCGGGGAGAAGCTCGACGCCGCCGCGGCGGGGGACTGGGTGTGCGGCCCGCCGACCAGGAGCGAGACCCCCGGTCTGATGACCGGCCTGGCGGGCGCGGGACACCAGTTGCTGCGGTTCGCCCACCCCGATCAGGTGCCCTCGGCCCTGCTGCTGCACCCGCCGCTGCCGGAGCACACCTGA
- a CDS encoding transposase yields the protein MGTIVERLVPDELWELLQRVVPEVPSRPQGGGRRRHGDREVLAAIVFVATSGCTWQQLPSASFGCRRLHRRYERMADHLLAFTSIACTLICHHRLTE from the coding sequence GTGGGGACCATCGTTGAGCGGCTGGTTCCGGATGAGTTGTGGGAGCTGCTCCAGCGGGTGGTGCCGGAGGTGCCTTCGCGACCACAGGGCGGTGGTCGGCGTCGGCACGGGGATCGCGAGGTGCTGGCCGCGATCGTGTTCGTGGCGACGTCGGGCTGTACGTGGCAGCAGCTGCCATCGGCGTCGTTCGGATGTCGTCGCCTCCACCGCCGCTATGAGCGCATGGCCGATCACCTTCTGGCCTTCACGAGCATCGCCTGCACCCTGATCTGCCACCACAGACTGACCGAATGA
- a CDS encoding PucR family transcriptional regulator, translating to MVSELQRLVDAFGARLGRSIAIDDTRLKLLAYNAHTGDVDDARIESVMHRGVSTALVAHVCEQGAAQASDVFTLPPCPQIGITMERVGMPIRYDDALLGYVWLIGSDGPIGERAVELLREAAAQAALVLHRGYLGVEVTRSHARELLRDLIAPDQALRTEAGAALVEEEHAVAGPVTVLVAMVAREEGEPLAEERRLALELAVDRCRRRLPPSRGLALTRPDHALLLTIWPGARSQVIERNVAELAEVLREKLVAELGLGRAALCWVGVGGPRPRLTEAHSSYEEARRAAEVARITGTLGQVVAHTQLGVYALLGKLTPDELAEGIHPGLRSLLSNPVRRELVETLRVYLDHAGDAQHVATALHIHRSTLYKRLHRVEQLTGLQLDVGDDRLAAHLGLKMADLHPCLPTSMNAPDVVF from the coding sequence ATGGTTTCGGAGCTGCAGCGACTTGTCGACGCGTTCGGTGCCCGCCTTGGTCGGTCGATCGCCATCGACGACACGCGACTCAAGCTCCTCGCGTACAACGCGCACACTGGCGACGTGGACGACGCCAGGATCGAATCGGTCATGCATCGTGGTGTGTCGACCGCGCTGGTCGCGCACGTCTGCGAGCAGGGCGCTGCCCAGGCTTCCGATGTCTTCACTCTTCCGCCGTGCCCCCAGATCGGCATCACGATGGAACGGGTCGGCATGCCGATCCGCTACGACGATGCCCTGCTCGGCTACGTATGGCTGATCGGCTCCGATGGCCCTATCGGTGAGCGGGCCGTCGAGTTGCTGCGCGAGGCGGCTGCGCAAGCCGCCCTGGTCCTGCACCGCGGCTACCTTGGCGTCGAAGTGACTCGCAGCCACGCCAGGGAGCTACTCCGCGACCTGATCGCCCCGGACCAGGCACTCCGGACGGAGGCGGGTGCCGCGCTCGTCGAGGAGGAACACGCCGTGGCCGGCCCGGTCACCGTCCTGGTAGCCATGGTGGCGCGCGAAGAGGGCGAGCCTCTGGCTGAAGAACGCCGTCTGGCCCTGGAGCTCGCCGTCGACCGCTGTCGACGACGGCTTCCCCCCTCGCGCGGATTGGCCCTGACGCGTCCGGATCACGCGCTTCTGCTGACGATCTGGCCTGGGGCACGTTCCCAGGTCATCGAGCGCAATGTCGCCGAGCTTGCCGAGGTGCTGCGCGAAAAGCTGGTCGCAGAACTCGGCCTGGGACGGGCCGCCCTGTGCTGGGTAGGCGTAGGCGGGCCACGCCCACGCCTCACGGAGGCCCACTCTTCCTACGAGGAAGCCCGCCGCGCTGCCGAGGTCGCCCGCATCACGGGCACCCTGGGTCAAGTGGTGGCTCATACACAGCTGGGCGTGTACGCGCTATTGGGCAAGCTCACCCCCGACGAGCTTGCCGAGGGCATCCACCCGGGGCTGCGCTCCCTGCTTTCAAACCCCGTGCGCCGTGAGCTGGTTGAAACCCTGCGGGTGTATCTCGATCACGCCGGCGATGCCCAGCATGTCGCCACCGCCCTACATATCCACCGCTCCACACTCTACAAACGGCTGCATCGCGTTGAGCAGCTCACTGGACTGCAACTGGACGTCGGCGATGACCGACTGGCCGCGCATCTCGGCCTGAAGATGGCAGATTTGCACCCCTGCTTGCCGACATCGATGAATGCGCCGGACGTGGTGTTCTGA
- a CDS encoding TetR/AcrR family transcriptional regulator — translation MQMNDGSRGLRGLTGRGLAARGRILEHAADLIYTRGVHATNNELVRRAAGVSGSQLSHYFPNKESLLRAVIDWQAQSVLGFHRSERFAGFDTVEAYQEWADFFVVSGRPFENGCSLGSLASEIVKTDLDVRDDLTRVFAEWRDIFRAGLGRMQYDGRLDASSDPARLAHMLIAAYQGGSLLAQIARDVAPLRDALYAAVEHLRAYTTSDDIVIASSALRDRARDVVHSVENEFGQEALDHLAALRSDLDR, via the coding sequence ATGCAGATGAACGATGGATCGCGTGGCCTTCGCGGGCTCACGGGCAGGGGGCTGGCGGCGCGAGGCCGCATCCTCGAGCACGCCGCGGACTTGATCTACACGCGGGGGGTCCACGCGACGAACAACGAGCTGGTGCGAAGAGCAGCGGGGGTCAGCGGCTCGCAGCTGAGCCACTACTTCCCGAACAAGGAGAGCCTGCTGCGCGCCGTCATCGACTGGCAGGCCCAGAGCGTGCTCGGCTTCCACCGAAGCGAACGGTTCGCCGGCTTCGACACGGTCGAGGCGTACCAGGAGTGGGCGGACTTCTTCGTCGTCTCCGGTCGCCCGTTCGAGAACGGCTGCAGCCTCGGATCCCTCGCGAGCGAGATCGTCAAGACAGATCTGGATGTCCGCGACGACCTCACCCGCGTCTTCGCCGAATGGCGGGACATCTTCCGAGCGGGACTCGGGCGGATGCAATATGACGGACGACTCGACGCGTCGTCGGATCCGGCGCGACTCGCACACATGCTGATCGCCGCTTACCAGGGAGGCAGCCTGCTCGCGCAGATCGCCCGCGACGTAGCGCCATTGCGTGACGCGCTGTATGCCGCGGTCGAGCATCTTCGCGCGTACACAACGTCAGACGACATCGTGATCGCCAGCTCTGCATTGCGTGACCGTGCGCGCGACGTCGTCCACTCCGTAGAGAACGAATTCGGCCAAGAAGCCCTCGACCACCTCGCAGCGCTGCGGTCGGATCTGGATCGCTGA
- a CDS encoding carboxymuconolactone decarboxylase family protein, which translates to MSRLSTPELTDIDAKTQGTLDAIAKQFGFAPGMFTTLAANPAVLEIVMGLQGSIAKLLDAKTRHTIALATSHSNDCDYCSALHGYISANLGGMSTEEIELARTGGSTDPKRAAVARFSQQVIETRGQVGDEDIAAVREAGYTDPEIQAIVTVVVVTLLTNYLNNVNDTVVDIPGAGA; encoded by the coding sequence ATGTCTCGTCTCAGCACGCCCGAGCTCACCGACATCGACGCCAAGACGCAGGGCACGCTCGACGCCATCGCCAAGCAGTTCGGCTTCGCTCCGGGCATGTTCACCACGCTCGCCGCCAACCCGGCCGTCCTCGAGATCGTGATGGGCCTGCAGGGCAGCATCGCCAAGCTCCTCGACGCGAAGACCCGCCACACGATCGCGCTGGCCACGTCCCACTCCAACGACTGCGACTATTGCTCGGCGCTGCACGGATACATCTCCGCGAACCTCGGAGGCATGTCCACCGAGGAGATCGAGCTGGCCCGCACCGGCGGCTCCACCGATCCCAAGCGTGCCGCCGTCGCCCGCTTCTCCCAGCAGGTGATCGAGACCCGCGGTCAGGTAGGCGACGAGGACATCGCCGCGGTCCGCGAGGCCGGGTACACGGACCCCGAGATCCAGGCGATCGTCACCGTCGTGGTCGTCACGCTGCTCACGAACTACCTCAACAACGTCAACGACACCGTCGTCGACATCCCCGGTGCGGGCGCGTAA